A genomic stretch from Chitinophaga agri includes:
- a CDS encoding citrate (Si)-synthase, eukaryotic, with translation MTIDPIFVTLPNQQFKMGYIKEKFKVKADELNAEVKDLVKNHGNKKIEDVTLAQVYQGMRGITGLVTETSLLDANEGIRFRGYSIPELREKMPKVKGGAEPLPEGLFYLMLIGELPAEEDVQHLSNQWARRSHVPNHVFAAIDALPVSTHPMTMFTVGVMALQTESTFAKAYAEGMNKKDYWSYMYDDSMDLIARLPRIAAYIYRRKYKNNVHIQPNGLLDWAGNFAHMLGYDDEGFRELMRLYMTIHADHEGGNVSAHTTHLVGSALSDAYLSFAAGMNGLAGPLHGLANQEVIKWILEMREELGGGTPTKQQIEDYVRKTLSEGKVVPGYGHAVLRKTDPRFTAQMEFAKKHLADDELVKIVWLVYETVPPILESLGKVKNPWPNVDAHSGALLVHYGLVEYEFYTVLFGVSRALGVLASLCWDRALGFSLERPKSVTTEWMKQFVAGKVEAE, from the coding sequence TTGACCATTGATCCGATTTTTGTTACATTACCTAATCAACAGTTTAAAATGGGGTATATAAAAGAAAAATTCAAGGTAAAGGCCGATGAGCTCAATGCGGAAGTAAAGGACCTCGTGAAGAACCATGGCAATAAGAAAATAGAGGATGTTACATTGGCGCAGGTTTACCAGGGGATGCGTGGCATCACTGGTCTGGTGACTGAAACATCATTACTGGACGCAAATGAAGGGATCCGTTTCCGCGGATATTCCATTCCGGAACTGCGGGAGAAAATGCCGAAAGTAAAAGGTGGCGCTGAGCCTTTACCGGAAGGATTATTTTACCTGATGTTGATTGGAGAGCTGCCGGCTGAAGAAGATGTGCAACACCTGTCTAACCAGTGGGCACGCCGCTCTCATGTACCTAATCACGTATTTGCAGCAATCGATGCACTGCCGGTAAGCACGCATCCGATGACCATGTTCACCGTAGGTGTAATGGCGCTGCAAACTGAATCTACTTTCGCAAAAGCATATGCGGAAGGGATGAATAAGAAAGACTACTGGAGCTATATGTACGACGACTCAATGGACCTCATTGCGCGTCTGCCACGTATTGCCGCATATATCTACCGTCGTAAATACAAGAACAACGTTCATATTCAGCCTAATGGTCTCCTGGACTGGGCTGGTAACTTCGCTCACATGCTGGGCTACGACGACGAAGGATTCAGGGAACTGATGCGTCTTTATATGACGATCCATGCTGACCATGAAGGTGGTAACGTAAGTGCGCATACTACCCACCTGGTAGGTTCTGCACTGAGTGACGCTTATCTGTCATTCGCAGCAGGTATGAACGGTCTGGCTGGTCCGCTGCATGGCCTGGCTAACCAGGAAGTGATCAAATGGATACTGGAAATGCGTGAGGAACTGGGTGGTGGTACCCCTACCAAACAGCAGATCGAAGATTACGTACGCAAAACCCTTTCAGAAGGTAAAGTAGTACCAGGCTACGGTCACGCCGTACTGCGTAAGACCGATCCTCGTTTCACTGCACAGATGGAGTTCGCGAAGAAACACCTCGCAGATGATGAACTGGTGAAAATTGTATGGCTGGTATATGAAACAGTTCCGCCGATCCTGGAAAGCCTGGGTAAGGTGAAGAATCCATGGCCTAACGTAGATGCACATTCCGGTGCGTTACTTGTACACTATGGCCTGGTAGAATATGAATTCTATACCGTATTATTCGGTGTTTCCCGTGCACTGGGTGTACTGGCTTCCCTCTGCTGGGACCGTGCCCTTGGGTTCTCTCTGGAAAGACCGAAATCTGTAACGACTGAGTGGATGAAGCAGTTCGTTGCCGGTAAAGTAGAAGCGGAGTAA
- a CDS encoding LptF/LptG family permease, translating to MTKIDWYILRKFIGTFIYSLMILLVISVVIDVTEKIDDFMTNNLSFYTIVVDYYFGFIPHIAALLFPLFIFISVIFFTSKMAYRTEIVAILCSGVSFRRFLRPYWVGAFLFGGLLWLGNRWTVPIANKIRTKFEAEYVHKKKTQLNIYDKTIRVDSFTYVTFGSYDPNYKSGGNFLYEDVRAQNIRFKMKADRVTWDSTTSSWKLDYVTMRSINGLKERWWSKTDTTIKIPLNPSEMYEERNIQEAMTTPELDKYIAREELKGAEGLNTFYVEKYRRTASSGAVVILTLIGGIIASKKVRGGSGLHLAVGIVISASYIIFLQFSTVFSVKADLNPLLAVWIPNFIFGLLAFWLYLRAPK from the coding sequence GGTATATCCTACGTAAGTTCATAGGTACCTTCATTTACTCCCTCATGATCCTGCTCGTCATTTCCGTGGTGATAGACGTGACGGAGAAGATTGATGATTTCATGACCAACAATCTGTCTTTCTACACGATCGTGGTAGATTACTATTTCGGCTTTATCCCGCATATTGCCGCCTTGCTGTTTCCCCTGTTCATCTTTATTTCTGTGATCTTCTTCACTTCTAAAATGGCCTATCGTACAGAGATCGTGGCAATTTTATGTAGTGGGGTGAGTTTCCGCCGTTTTTTACGCCCTTACTGGGTAGGCGCCTTTCTTTTTGGAGGACTGCTGTGGCTGGGAAACAGATGGACAGTACCGATCGCCAATAAGATCAGGACGAAGTTTGAAGCTGAATATGTACATAAGAAAAAAACGCAGCTGAATATATATGATAAGACGATCCGGGTGGACAGCTTCACATATGTGACTTTCGGCTCCTACGATCCCAACTATAAAAGTGGCGGTAATTTCCTGTACGAGGATGTCCGGGCACAGAACATCCGCTTCAAAATGAAAGCTGACCGGGTGACCTGGGATTCAACTACCAGCAGCTGGAAGCTCGATTACGTGACCATGCGTTCCATTAACGGGCTGAAAGAACGGTGGTGGTCTAAAACGGATACGACGATCAAAATACCGTTGAATCCGAGTGAGATGTACGAGGAACGTAACATTCAGGAGGCCATGACCACACCCGAACTGGATAAGTATATAGCCAGGGAGGAACTGAAAGGGGCTGAGGGGCTCAATACATTCTACGTTGAAAAATACAGACGGACCGCTTCTTCCGGCGCCGTCGTGATCCTGACGCTGATCGGCGGGATCATTGCCTCCAAGAAGGTGAGAGGGGGAAGTGGGCTGCACCTGGCGGTGGGAATTGTGATCAGTGCCAGCTATATTATCTTCCTGCAGTTTTCCACGGTATTCTCGGTGAAAGCTGATCTAAACCCGCTACTGGCCGTGTGGATCCCGAATTTCATCTTTGGCCTGCTCGCCTTCTGGCTATACCTGAGAGCGCCGAAATAA
- the recG gene encoding ATP-dependent DNA helicase RecG, which produces MDFRNAILSNPIEYLKGVGPARGELLRKEAAIHTFRDLLYYYPFRYVDRTKVEKVISLHMQMDYVQIRGKITRMEVIGDKRAKRLVATLRDETGEISLVWFQGWQWVEKSLQTNVLYLVFGKVTVFNGYLQMSHPEMDLVTEETATGKQHLEPVYYTTEKLKARGLTAKAIGKLTKALLEQMSPGEIPENIPVSILQQYRLMDRAKAHFKIHLPANEEDANMARRRLKFEELFIAQIRICRLKIKRQLASHGFVFNSVGDAFTTFYNEHLPFSLTGAQKRVLKEIRQDTTTGRQMNRLIQGDVGSGKTMVALLTMLLAVDNSFQACLMAPTEILSQQHYKSIAGLLEHMPVKVALLTGNVKGKARKQILKETEEGTIQILIGTHALLENQVIFKNLGMAIVDEQHRFGVAQRARLWQKNTIPPHILVMTATPIPRTLAMTVYGDLDVSVIDELPPGRKPITTVHRTEFQRPQVMDFIKDEIRKGRQAYIVYPLIEDSETLDYENLMKGYEEVKAFFPEPQYYISMVHGRQPVDMKETNMQRFVNGDTQIMVATTVIEVGVNVPNASVMVIESTERFGLSQLHQLRGRVGRGAEQSFCILMTGNKVSADSKERIQVMVQTNDGFVISEKDMELRGPGDIEGTRQSGLIDLKLADIVEDRPILEAARASAEKILGEDPDLSMPENQSLQQFLAAQQGKSQWSKIS; this is translated from the coding sequence ATGGACTTTAGGAACGCCATATTATCCAACCCGATAGAATACCTGAAAGGAGTAGGGCCTGCACGCGGAGAATTACTGCGTAAGGAAGCTGCTATACATACCTTTAGAGACCTCCTGTATTATTACCCGTTCAGATACGTGGACCGCACGAAAGTGGAGAAGGTTATCAGTCTGCATATGCAGATGGACTATGTGCAGATACGCGGAAAGATCACGAGAATGGAAGTCATAGGTGACAAACGTGCAAAACGTCTGGTAGCGACCCTGCGTGATGAAACCGGAGAGATCTCCCTGGTATGGTTCCAGGGCTGGCAGTGGGTGGAAAAGTCATTGCAGACGAACGTATTGTACCTCGTATTTGGAAAAGTGACTGTTTTTAATGGCTATTTGCAGATGTCCCATCCTGAAATGGACCTGGTTACAGAAGAAACAGCCACCGGAAAGCAACACCTGGAGCCAGTATACTACACCACTGAAAAGCTGAAAGCCCGCGGGCTGACAGCCAAAGCCATCGGCAAACTTACCAAGGCCCTGCTGGAGCAAATGTCTCCGGGAGAGATACCTGAAAATATACCTGTGTCCATCCTGCAGCAATACCGGCTCATGGACAGGGCAAAAGCACACTTTAAAATACACCTGCCCGCCAATGAGGAAGATGCTAATATGGCACGTCGCCGGTTGAAATTTGAAGAACTGTTCATTGCCCAGATCAGGATCTGCCGGTTGAAGATCAAAAGACAGCTGGCATCCCATGGCTTTGTCTTTAATAGTGTGGGAGATGCATTTACCACTTTTTATAATGAGCACCTGCCGTTTTCACTGACAGGCGCCCAGAAAAGGGTGTTAAAGGAAATCCGGCAGGATACCACTACCGGCAGACAGATGAACCGGCTCATCCAGGGAGACGTAGGCAGTGGAAAGACCATGGTCGCCCTGCTGACAATGCTGCTGGCAGTAGATAATAGTTTTCAGGCCTGTCTCATGGCGCCTACCGAGATCCTGTCCCAGCAGCACTATAAAAGTATCGCCGGACTACTGGAGCACATGCCGGTGAAAGTGGCTTTGCTCACAGGTAATGTGAAAGGGAAAGCCCGTAAACAGATATTGAAGGAGACAGAAGAAGGAACGATACAGATCCTCATCGGTACACATGCCCTGCTGGAAAACCAGGTGATTTTCAAAAACCTGGGGATGGCCATTGTCGATGAGCAGCATCGTTTCGGCGTAGCGCAACGTGCCCGCCTGTGGCAAAAGAACACAATACCCCCACATATACTTGTCATGACTGCTACGCCGATTCCCCGGACACTCGCCATGACGGTATATGGAGACCTGGATGTATCAGTTATCGATGAACTGCCGCCCGGCCGAAAACCGATTACGACCGTACACCGCACCGAGTTTCAGCGTCCACAGGTCATGGATTTTATAAAAGATGAAATACGGAAGGGACGCCAGGCGTATATCGTGTATCCATTGATTGAAGATTCTGAGACACTGGATTACGAGAATCTCATGAAAGGGTATGAGGAAGTGAAAGCCTTTTTCCCTGAACCTCAATATTACATCAGCATGGTACACGGCCGTCAGCCAGTGGACATGAAGGAAACCAATATGCAGCGTTTCGTAAACGGAGACACTCAGATAATGGTCGCTACTACCGTGATAGAGGTAGGGGTGAATGTACCGAATGCCTCCGTAATGGTTATTGAAAGTACCGAACGCTTCGGCCTTTCCCAGCTGCATCAGCTACGCGGACGTGTAGGGAGGGGCGCCGAACAGTCATTCTGTATCCTGATGACCGGTAATAAGGTCAGCGCCGATTCCAAAGAAAGGATCCAGGTAATGGTGCAGACAAATGACGGTTTCGTGATATCTGAGAAAGACATGGAACTGAGAGGCCCCGGAGATATAGAAGGTACCCGCCAGAGTGGTTTGATTGACCTTAAACTGGCTGATATTGTAGAAGACCGGCCCATCCTTGAAGCAGCCCGCGCCAGTGCGGAGAAGATATTAGGGGAGGACCCCGACTTGTCAATGCCTGAGAATCAATCCTTACAGCAATTTCTTGCTGCTCAGCAAGGAAAATCTCAGTGGAGTAAAATTTCCTGA
- a CDS encoding DUF7948 domain-containing protein, with protein MNFTFPIGCLAFLFSLCSGVTASAQVQVQELYDNKPLQFTENKGQWDGDFLYKTDMGGGAAFLKRTGFTFLLQDRKQRYELAAKLHGHAHTNDTTWHHDPAPRNDNASRNAAVTTASASSGAGNGDGEMQLPTVRGHAYNVTFLNAGNPEISAEKGSESYANYFIGNDPSKWKSDVRSYQLVNYKGLYPGIDMQVYSESSVLKYDLIVQPGADPSQIQLQYSGTDKLEIKKEQLVITTSVGTVIEQMPFAYQYIDNERVTVKVSYALSGQKLRFKISGKYDNNYPLIIDPSYIFSTVSGSLADNWGFTATYDGTGAFYGGGIVFNTGYPVTPGAVQSTYADGGFDIGISKFSPNGRNLIYATYIGGGGKEQPHSLFVDPAGNLVISGRTTSGNFPGPNRGQPTVVGTRGGWDIAVVKLNATGTGIIGSMIVASPGDDGVNIREDRTLGASVLLRNYGDDARSEVVIDGTGNIYVASCTRSDRFPTTAGVFQPNFGGVQDGVLLKIDQNCANLLWASYLGGGREDAAYVLALNGNSLYVAGGTASNNFPIRGNPVYGTYRGGICDGFIAHIAADGTSILQSTYLGANTVAADQVYGIQMDARGFVYVMGTTEGTWPIVQPTGTANFFNNNSKQFIAKLQPDLSAFVYSTTFGKTAGTPSISPVAFLVDRCENVYVSGWGGGIDVSLNYPNSNTAGMPLKNPLQRTTDGQDMYFFVLQRDATDILFGSYFGGNGTYEHVDGGTSRFDRNGVIYQGICAWCPVSETGFRPRYPTTPGAYATTAPPNCNLGALKIAFNLDGVKAGIKTQERRTHYCVPADITFIDTTGTPAQTWTWNFGDGSAPVSGTQDTVQHRYVNPGNYRVTLIKCDPASCNSCDTSFLDLRIRTDRADFDMQAVRQPPCESLAYEFTFSAPTPPIPFTTTSFVLNFGDNTPPVTVGPNDFPYQHRYQAEGVYNATLTLVDTNYCNAPEIDTVPLRVAANVRASFVAPDSTCVPATIEFQNTTSGGESFTWTFGDGSTSTDINPVHTYNTPGVYTVTMQAVDNNTCNRTDDTSMVVTVFAPPAADFTYSPTTPTENTPTTFSNQSSADAVSFLWEFGDGTGSTEVNPVHQYNRTGVYDVYLISTNSAGCSDTALKQVSAIVVPLFDIPSAFSPNKDGVNDVFLVRGFGISRFNMKVYNRWGQLVFETNDALIGWDGTFKGSLQPMDAYAFVINVEFSDGTSASKNGSVTLLR; from the coding sequence TTGAATTTTACTTTCCCTATAGGCTGTTTAGCTTTCCTTTTTTCGCTTTGTTCAGGCGTAACAGCTAGTGCGCAGGTGCAGGTACAGGAACTTTACGATAATAAACCGCTGCAGTTCACAGAGAATAAAGGACAGTGGGATGGAGATTTCCTTTATAAAACAGATATGGGCGGAGGTGCGGCCTTCCTGAAGCGTACTGGTTTTACCTTCCTGCTGCAAGACAGAAAACAGCGATATGAACTGGCGGCGAAACTGCACGGCCATGCGCATACCAATGATACTACCTGGCATCATGACCCGGCACCGCGCAATGATAATGCCTCCCGTAACGCTGCTGTAACTACAGCCAGCGCATCTTCCGGTGCGGGTAACGGTGATGGTGAAATGCAGCTGCCAACTGTACGCGGACATGCGTATAACGTAACTTTCCTGAACGCTGGTAACCCGGAAATATCTGCTGAAAAGGGATCGGAAAGCTATGCTAACTATTTTATTGGTAATGATCCCTCCAAATGGAAATCAGACGTCAGGTCTTATCAGCTGGTGAATTACAAGGGTTTATATCCCGGTATTGATATGCAGGTCTATTCAGAATCTTCTGTCCTCAAATATGATCTGATCGTTCAACCAGGTGCTGATCCTTCCCAGATCCAGTTACAGTATTCCGGTACCGATAAACTTGAAATTAAGAAGGAGCAACTGGTGATCACTACTTCTGTGGGTACCGTGATAGAGCAAATGCCGTTTGCTTATCAGTATATCGATAACGAACGTGTAACCGTAAAAGTGTCTTATGCACTCAGCGGACAGAAACTGCGTTTTAAAATATCCGGTAAATACGACAACAATTATCCACTGATCATTGACCCTTCATATATCTTCTCAACCGTATCTGGATCATTGGCTGATAACTGGGGGTTCACTGCCACTTATGATGGCACCGGTGCTTTCTATGGCGGAGGTATCGTATTCAATACAGGATATCCTGTTACACCAGGCGCAGTGCAAAGCACATATGCAGATGGCGGTTTCGATATCGGTATCAGTAAGTTCTCTCCGAATGGCCGTAACCTGATCTATGCCACCTATATCGGTGGTGGTGGAAAAGAACAGCCACATAGCTTATTTGTTGATCCGGCTGGTAATCTGGTGATTTCCGGCAGAACGACTTCCGGTAACTTTCCTGGTCCTAACCGCGGACAACCAACGGTCGTAGGTACGCGTGGCGGATGGGATATTGCCGTAGTAAAACTGAACGCCACCGGTACTGGCATCATCGGTAGCATGATCGTGGCCAGCCCGGGAGATGACGGTGTGAATATCCGTGAGGACAGAACATTGGGTGCTTCCGTGTTACTCCGTAACTATGGAGATGACGCCCGTAGTGAAGTGGTGATAGATGGTACCGGCAATATTTATGTCGCCAGCTGTACGCGCTCAGACAGATTTCCGACTACAGCCGGCGTATTCCAGCCTAACTTCGGTGGTGTGCAGGATGGTGTTTTGCTGAAAATAGATCAGAATTGTGCCAACCTTTTGTGGGCAAGTTATCTCGGTGGTGGAAGAGAAGATGCTGCTTATGTACTGGCGCTCAATGGTAACTCATTGTATGTCGCCGGTGGTACTGCCAGTAACAACTTCCCTATAAGAGGTAATCCGGTGTATGGTACCTATCGTGGTGGTATCTGTGATGGCTTTATCGCACATATTGCAGCAGATGGTACCAGCATTTTACAGAGCACTTATCTGGGTGCAAACACTGTAGCTGCTGATCAGGTATATGGTATCCAGATGGATGCGCGTGGTTTTGTATATGTGATGGGTACAACAGAAGGTACCTGGCCGATTGTACAGCCTACCGGAACAGCTAATTTCTTCAATAATAATTCAAAACAATTCATTGCAAAGCTGCAACCCGACCTGTCAGCTTTCGTATATTCCACTACGTTTGGTAAGACTGCCGGTACACCGAGTATTTCTCCGGTAGCATTCCTGGTAGACCGTTGTGAAAATGTGTATGTATCCGGATGGGGCGGTGGTATTGATGTATCACTGAATTATCCGAATTCCAATACAGCGGGAATGCCATTGAAGAATCCTTTGCAGCGTACCACCGACGGACAGGATATGTATTTCTTCGTATTACAGCGAGATGCTACTGACATTCTCTTTGGTAGCTATTTTGGTGGTAATGGTACGTATGAACATGTGGATGGTGGTACCAGCCGTTTTGACCGGAATGGTGTGATCTATCAGGGTATCTGTGCATGGTGTCCGGTATCGGAAACCGGCTTCAGACCTCGTTACCCGACTACACCGGGCGCTTATGCCACTACAGCACCTCCCAATTGTAACCTGGGGGCGCTGAAGATCGCTTTTAACCTGGATGGTGTAAAAGCAGGTATCAAAACACAGGAGAGGAGGACGCATTATTGTGTACCTGCTGATATCACTTTCATCGATACAACAGGCACGCCTGCACAAACGTGGACATGGAATTTTGGCGATGGTTCCGCTCCGGTATCAGGTACACAGGATACTGTTCAACATAGATATGTTAATCCGGGTAACTACCGTGTAACATTGATCAAGTGTGATCCCGCCAGTTGTAACAGTTGTGACACCTCTTTCCTCGATTTACGTATCCGTACGGACAGGGCCGACTTTGACATGCAGGCGGTACGTCAGCCACCATGTGAATCGCTGGCATACGAATTCACTTTTTCTGCGCCTACACCTCCAATACCATTTACCACTACTTCATTTGTGCTGAACTTTGGGGACAATACGCCACCTGTAACAGTTGGTCCGAATGACTTCCCTTATCAGCACAGATACCAGGCGGAAGGAGTGTATAACGCTACACTGACACTCGTGGATACCAACTATTGTAACGCACCGGAAATAGATACGGTACCGTTACGTGTGGCAGCAAATGTGAGAGCATCCTTCGTAGCTCCTGACAGTACCTGCGTGCCGGCAACAATTGAATTCCAGAATACAACAAGTGGTGGTGAATCATTTACCTGGACCTTTGGTGACGGCAGTACTTCTACAGATATCAATCCTGTGCATACTTATAATACCCCTGGTGTATATACAGTAACAATGCAGGCAGTAGATAATAACACCTGTAACCGTACAGATGATACGTCGATGGTGGTAACAGTATTTGCGCCGCCTGCGGCAGACTTTACCTATTCACCTACTACTCCGACAGAAAATACACCGACCACCTTCAGTAACCAGTCATCTGCAGATGCTGTCAGCTTCCTCTGGGAGTTTGGAGATGGTACGGGATCAACGGAAGTTAATCCTGTTCATCAATATAACAGGACAGGCGTATACGATGTCTATCTCATATCCACAAACAGCGCGGGCTGCTCGGATACAGCCCTGAAGCAGGTGAGTGCTATCGTAGTACCGCTGTTTGATATTCCATCTGCATTCTCACCAAACAAAGATGGAGTGAACGATGTTTTCCTGGTAAGAGGCTTCGGTATCTCCAGGTTTAATATGAAAGTTTATAATCGCTGGGGACAGCTGGTTTTTGAAACAAATGACGCTTTAATAGGATGGGACGGAACATTCAAAGGATCGCTTCAACCTATGGACGCCTATGCATTTGTGATCAACGTAGAGTTTAGTGATGGTACTTCAGCATCCAAGAATGGAAGCGTAACCTTGTTAAGATGA